The following coding sequences are from one Pseudonocardia sp. HH130630-07 window:
- the dxs gene encoding 1-deoxy-D-xylulose-5-phosphate synthase, with translation MTTNPGLAAIRRPADLRGLGGDELGALAAEIRGFLIRAVSRTGGHLGPNLGVVELTLALHRVFDSPRDTLIWDTGHQAYVHKLLTGRQDGWERLKKTGGLSGYPSRTESEHDHVESSHASSSLSWADGIARANALTGRDRHVVAVVGDGALTGGMAWEALNNIAAGTDRNVVIVVNDNGRSYSPTIGGLADRLASLRLQPGYERMLEAGKRTVRGTPVVGPALYAGLHAFKAGVKDALSPQELFSDLGLKYFGPVDGHDIAQLESALSRAKRFGGPVIVHAVTRKGNGYSPAENDEAEQMHSPAAFDPETGTPTGSPSTGWTDVFSAEIVELGARRTDVVAITAAMLGPTGLAPFAAAYPDRLFDVGIAEQHALATAAGLSRAGLHPVVALYSTFLNRGFDQLLMDVGLHRERLTLMLDRSGVTGSDGPSHNGMWDLSVLGIVPGMRVAAPRDEPTLREEFGEAVAVADGPTALRYPKGSVIASVPAVRRIEGPAGVDVLHEPDDRRAQVLLVCVGVFGKLGVAVARRLADQGVDVTVVDPRWVLPVPRELLTLAADHQLVVTVSDCGTHGGFGSALSDALRAADIDVRQRDLALPQSYLEHGSRDDVLATAGLTEQDVARRVTEWAAASAGVGVDAGMPRPASERTL, from the coding sequence GTGACCACGAACCCGGGGCTCGCCGCGATCCGGCGACCGGCCGACCTGCGCGGACTCGGAGGCGACGAGCTCGGCGCGCTGGCGGCCGAGATCCGTGGCTTCCTGATCAGGGCGGTGTCGCGCACCGGCGGGCACCTCGGGCCCAACCTCGGCGTGGTCGAGCTGACCCTCGCGCTGCACCGGGTGTTCGACTCCCCGCGGGACACCCTGATCTGGGACACCGGGCACCAGGCCTACGTGCACAAGCTGCTCACCGGCCGGCAGGACGGCTGGGAGCGGCTGAAGAAGACCGGGGGCCTGTCCGGTTACCCGAGCCGTACCGAGTCCGAGCACGACCACGTCGAGTCCTCCCACGCGTCGTCCTCGCTGTCCTGGGCGGACGGGATCGCCAGGGCGAACGCGCTGACCGGGCGCGACCGGCACGTCGTCGCCGTCGTGGGGGACGGGGCGCTGACCGGGGGGATGGCCTGGGAGGCGCTGAACAACATCGCCGCCGGCACCGACCGCAACGTCGTGATCGTCGTCAACGACAACGGGCGGTCCTACTCCCCGACGATCGGCGGGCTCGCCGACCGGCTCGCCTCGCTGCGGCTGCAGCCGGGCTACGAGCGGATGCTGGAGGCCGGCAAGCGCACCGTGCGCGGCACCCCGGTGGTGGGCCCGGCGCTGTACGCCGGCCTGCACGCCTTCAAGGCGGGGGTCAAGGACGCGCTGAGCCCGCAGGAGCTGTTCTCCGACCTGGGGCTCAAGTACTTCGGACCGGTCGACGGGCACGACATCGCCCAGCTGGAGTCGGCGCTGAGCCGGGCCAAGCGGTTCGGCGGGCCGGTGATCGTGCACGCGGTGACCCGCAAGGGCAACGGCTACTCGCCGGCCGAGAACGACGAGGCCGAGCAGATGCACAGCCCGGCGGCGTTCGACCCGGAGACCGGGACGCCGACCGGCTCGCCGTCGACCGGCTGGACGGACGTGTTCTCCGCCGAGATCGTCGAGCTGGGCGCGCGCCGTACCGACGTCGTCGCGATCACCGCGGCGATGCTCGGCCCGACCGGGCTCGCCCCGTTCGCGGCGGCCTACCCGGACCGCCTGTTCGACGTCGGCATTGCCGAGCAGCACGCGCTGGCGACCGCGGCCGGGCTGTCGCGGGCCGGGCTGCACCCCGTCGTCGCCCTCTACTCGACGTTCCTCAACCGGGGTTTCGACCAGCTGCTCATGGACGTCGGCCTGCACCGGGAGCGGCTGACGCTGATGCTGGACCGTTCCGGGGTCACCGGCAGCGACGGGCCGTCGCACAACGGCATGTGGGACCTCTCGGTGCTCGGCATCGTCCCCGGCATGCGGGTCGCCGCGCCGCGGGACGAGCCGACGCTGCGCGAGGAGTTCGGCGAGGCGGTCGCGGTCGCCGACGGGCCGACCGCGCTGCGCTACCCGAAGGGCTCGGTGATCGCGTCCGTCCCGGCGGTCCGCCGGATCGAGGGGCCGGCCGGCGTCGACGTGCTGCACGAACCGGACGACCGGCGGGCCCAGGTCCTGCTGGTGTGCGTCGGCGTCTTCGGCAAGCTCGGCGTCGCGGTGGCGCGACGGCTGGCCGACCAGGGGGTCGACGTGACCGTCGTCGACCCGCGGTGGGTGCTGCCGGTGCCCCGGGAGCTGCTGACGCTGGCGGCCGACCACCAGCTCGTCGTCACGGTGTCGGACTGCGGGACGCACGGCGGGTTCGGGTCCGCGCTGTCGGACGCCCTGCGGGCCGCGGACATCGACGTCCGGCAGCGCGATCTCGCGCTGCCCCAGTCCTACCTCGAGCACGGTAGCCGGGACGACGTGCTGGCCACGGCCGGGCTGACCGAGCAGGACGTCGCCCGCCGGGTGACCGAGTGGGCCGCCGCGTCGGCGGGCGTCGGGGTCGACGCCGGCATGCCCCGGCCGGCCTCGGAACGCACCCTCTGA
- a CDS encoding IS1380 family transposase, whose amino-acid sequence MKKAIGFYSCPDIDTAATAVVSHAGTRLLTETIGKVGLDHALSQALEPWRPRLAVHDPAKVLLDLALTLAAGGDCLSDIALLRAEPALFGPVASDPTVSRTVDRLAADSTAVLAAIDAARATARAKVWALAGSAAPDHQTDAANPLVIDVDATLITAHSDKQGAAPTFKKGFGHHPLWAFCDHGAAGTGEPLAALLRPGNAGSNTATDHVTVIRAALRQLPDHRPGNRPGRKVLIRVDGAGASHELLDWLAGQRLSYSVGFGLSQALVDQLAALPATDWQTALDADREPRPGAWVIEATGLMNLTSWPKGMRVIVRRERPHPGAQLRITDPDGLRYTAFATNTHPGGAGRQLADLELRHRRRARAEDRIRAAKDTGLTNLPLHELDQNRIWQAVVALACEVTAWAQMLAYTDHPARRWEPKRLRLRLFSQPAQRARHARRTVLHLPAHAP is encoded by the coding sequence GTGAAGAAGGCTATCGGGTTCTACTCGTGCCCGGACATCGACACGGCCGCGACAGCGGTGGTGTCGCATGCCGGGACGAGGCTGCTGACCGAGACCATCGGCAAGGTCGGGCTCGACCACGCTCTGTCGCAGGCGTTGGAACCGTGGCGGCCGCGGTTGGCGGTGCACGACCCGGCGAAGGTCCTGCTCGATCTCGCGTTGACGCTGGCCGCCGGCGGGGACTGCCTGTCCGACATCGCGCTGTTGCGTGCGGAGCCCGCTCTGTTCGGTCCGGTGGCCTCAGACCCGACGGTCTCCCGCACGGTAGATCGCCTCGCCGCCGACTCGACCGCGGTGTTGGCGGCGATCGATGCCGCCCGCGCCACGGCTCGGGCGAAGGTGTGGGCGCTGGCCGGTTCCGCCGCTCCCGACCACCAGACGGACGCGGCGAACCCGCTGGTCATCGACGTGGATGCCACCCTGATCACCGCCCACTCGGACAAGCAGGGCGCCGCACCGACGTTCAAGAAGGGCTTCGGGCACCATCCGTTGTGGGCGTTCTGCGACCACGGCGCGGCCGGGACCGGTGAGCCTCTCGCGGCGCTGCTACGCCCCGGGAACGCCGGGTCGAACACCGCCACCGACCACGTCACCGTCATCCGGGCGGCGCTGCGCCAGCTCCCCGACCACCGCCCGGGCAACCGTCCCGGCCGCAAAGTTCTGATCCGGGTCGACGGCGCAGGTGCCTCGCATGAGCTCCTCGACTGGCTGGCCGGGCAGCGTCTGTCCTATTCAGTCGGCTTCGGGCTGTCCCAGGCTCTGGTCGACCAGCTCGCCGCGCTCCCGGCCACGGACTGGCAGACCGCGCTCGATGCCGACCGCGAGCCCCGTCCCGGAGCCTGGGTCATCGAGGCGACCGGCCTGATGAACTTGACCTCCTGGCCGAAAGGGATGCGGGTGATCGTCCGCCGCGAGCGCCCGCACCCCGGCGCGCAGCTACGGATCACCGACCCGGACGGGTTGCGCTACACCGCATTCGCCACCAACACACACCCCGGTGGAGCGGGCCGCCAACTCGCCGACCTCGAGCTACGACACCGCCGCCGGGCCCGCGCCGAGGACCGCATCCGGGCGGCGAAGGACACCGGGCTGACCAACCTGCCCTTGCACGAGCTCGACCAGAACCGGATCTGGCAGGCCGTTGTCGCGCTCGCCTGCGAGGTCACCGCCTGGGCGCAGATGCTCGCCTACACCGACCACCCGGCGCGGCGCTGGGAACCGAAACGACTCCGGCTGCGGCTGTTCTCCCAGCCCGCACAGCGAGCCCGGCACGCCCGCCGAACCGTCCTGCACCTGCCCGCCCACGCACCCTGA
- a CDS encoding GGDEF domain-containing protein → MTSPPAPLHRVTRWQLWRLPANVLGAMLAVEVLAVVLSVSGLALMPEPPDRPTTVLFAILVVSAIGHTEIVAGIERVRRYSAETHHVNLTSVWTFAAAVLLPAPAAAVLVVLVYVHLHWRVLRPVPLPDRRPAYREVFNAATVVVAVHGAAAVVAATRPGGLYEGVPASAALVLTLLVYTVVNTCLVLGAVAIINPDARIGRILLGGDELALELATLSLGALTALGLQTMGPGAVVLAIPPIVALHRSILVRHLRERADTDVKTGLLNHAAWKVRGAHELQRAERENRQAALLILDLDHFKEINDRHGHLYGDEVLEFVARALRSELREHDLIGRFGGEEFVVLLPRVSGPDGYDELHHVAERLRARIAGNPAPGDRGPHDDGAGTDTPPPVRESYEVTVSIGGALFPSDGADMTTLLEIADTALYAAKHAGRDAVRIGPRPFRFPAPDPT, encoded by the coding sequence ATGACCTCCCCTCCCGCGCCGCTGCACCGGGTCACCCGGTGGCAGCTCTGGCGGCTCCCCGCGAACGTGCTGGGCGCGATGCTGGCCGTCGAGGTGCTCGCCGTGGTGCTGTCGGTCTCCGGGCTCGCCCTGATGCCGGAGCCGCCCGACCGGCCCACGACGGTCCTGTTCGCCATCCTGGTGGTGTCCGCGATCGGGCACACCGAGATCGTCGCCGGCATCGAGCGGGTCCGCCGCTACAGCGCCGAGACCCACCACGTGAACCTGACCTCGGTCTGGACCTTCGCCGCGGCGGTGCTCCTGCCCGCACCGGCCGCCGCCGTGCTCGTCGTGCTGGTGTACGTCCATCTGCACTGGCGGGTGCTGCGACCGGTGCCGCTGCCCGACCGCAGGCCCGCCTACCGGGAGGTCTTCAACGCCGCCACCGTCGTGGTCGCCGTGCACGGGGCGGCGGCGGTCGTGGCCGCCACCCGGCCCGGCGGGCTGTACGAGGGCGTCCCCGCGTCCGCGGCACTCGTGCTCACGTTGCTCGTCTACACCGTGGTGAACACCTGTCTGGTCCTCGGAGCCGTCGCGATCATCAACCCGGACGCGCGCATCGGCCGGATCCTCCTCGGCGGCGACGAACTGGCCCTGGAGCTCGCGACGCTGTCGCTCGGCGCGCTCACCGCACTGGGGCTGCAGACGATGGGACCGGGGGCCGTCGTGCTCGCGATCCCCCCGATCGTCGCCCTGCACCGGAGCATCCTGGTCCGGCACCTGCGCGAACGGGCGGACACCGACGTGAAGACCGGTCTGCTCAACCACGCCGCATGGAAGGTGCGCGGCGCGCACGAACTACAGCGCGCCGAACGCGAGAACAGGCAGGCGGCCCTGCTCATTCTCGATCTCGACCATTTCAAGGAGATCAACGACCGGCACGGTCACCTCTACGGCGACGAGGTACTGGAATTCGTCGCCCGGGCGTTGCGCAGCGAGCTCCGGGAGCACGACCTGATCGGCCGGTTCGGTGGCGAGGAGTTCGTGGTCCTGCTGCCCCGGGTGTCCGGACCGGACGGCTACGACGAACTGCACCACGTCGCCGAACGGCTGCGTGCCCGGATCGCCGGGAACCCGGCCCCCGGTGACCGCGGGCCGCACGACGACGGGGCCGGCACGGACACACCGCCGCCCGTCCGGGAGAGCTACGAGGTGACGGTGTCGATCGGCGGAGCGCTGTTCCCGTCCGACGGCGCCGACATGACGACCCTGCTCGAGATCGCCGACACCGCCCTCTACGCCGCGAAGCACGCGGGCCGGGACGCCGTGCGGATCGGGCCCCGGCCGTTCCGCTTCCCGGCGCCGGACCCCACCTGA
- a CDS encoding GGDEF domain-containing protein: MTEPTADAPTGRGAFRELPSPMIAVFVVVVASALALVVGGLVTTTAEPSVGIAALGALGLIALGVLHTELATGIERVRRRVAHASYFDLSSVWTFSGALVLPPALAGVVVIGIYSHLWWRVWRPAGAALYRHVYTTATVVLAAGAAGVIVTPELLTGIAGVEPLLHVTGFGALLLAMAAYMLVNQMLVALALSLTSGRIVAWRAVLGDGDDLVLEGATLCLAMLTALTALHQVALVPLVLPPLLVLHRAVLIRQLEERANTDAKTGLLTATAWRGRALRAVARSRRRDEAVAVLILDLDHFKSVNDGYGHLAGDEVLTAVAEAVSAQVRDVDPVGRFGGEEFVVLLPGLPYGDPGYELAHAAGERIRSTVRELVVDAEAPGGPLTITDLSVSVGVALAGSDGDTLDELLQIADHALYAAKRGGRNQVRLGRALSG, translated from the coding sequence GTGACGGAGCCCACAGCCGATGCCCCGACCGGCCGCGGAGCGTTCCGCGAGCTGCCGTCGCCGATGATCGCGGTGTTCGTCGTCGTCGTGGCCTCGGCCCTCGCACTGGTCGTCGGCGGCCTGGTCACGACGACCGCCGAGCCGTCCGTCGGCATCGCGGCGCTGGGCGCCCTCGGGCTGATCGCCCTCGGCGTGCTGCACACCGAGCTGGCCACCGGGATCGAGCGGGTCCGGCGGCGAGTGGCCCACGCGTCGTACTTCGACCTCTCCAGCGTGTGGACGTTCTCCGGGGCCCTGGTGCTCCCGCCGGCGCTGGCCGGGGTCGTCGTGATCGGCATCTACAGCCACCTCTGGTGGCGGGTGTGGCGCCCGGCGGGCGCTGCGCTCTACCGGCACGTCTACACGACGGCCACCGTGGTCCTGGCCGCCGGCGCCGCCGGGGTGATCGTCACACCGGAGCTGCTGACCGGGATCGCCGGTGTCGAGCCGCTGCTCCATGTCACCGGGTTCGGCGCGCTGCTGCTCGCCATGGCCGCGTACATGCTGGTCAACCAGATGCTCGTGGCGCTGGCCCTGTCGCTGACCTCCGGCCGGATCGTCGCCTGGCGCGCGGTACTCGGCGACGGGGACGACCTGGTCCTGGAGGGGGCGACGCTCTGCCTGGCGATGCTCACCGCGCTCACGGCCCTGCACCAGGTGGCGCTGGTGCCGCTGGTCCTCCCGCCGCTGCTCGTACTGCACCGCGCGGTGCTGATCCGGCAGCTCGAGGAGCGGGCCAACACCGACGCGAAGACCGGCCTGCTCACGGCCACGGCGTGGCGCGGGCGGGCGTTGCGGGCGGTGGCGCGCTCCCGGCGGCGGGACGAGGCGGTGGCCGTCCTCATCCTCGACCTCGACCACTTCAAGTCGGTCAACGACGGCTACGGCCACCTGGCGGGCGACGAGGTGCTGACCGCGGTGGCGGAGGCGGTCTCGGCCCAGGTGCGCGACGTCGATCCGGTCGGCCGCTTCGGCGGCGAGGAGTTCGTGGTGCTGCTGCCCGGGCTGCCCTACGGCGATCCCGGCTACGAGCTCGCCCACGCCGCGGGGGAGCGGATCCGGAGCACCGTGCGCGAGCTGGTCGTCGACGCCGAGGCCCCGGGCGGGCCGCTCACGATCACCGACCTGTCGGTGTCGGTCGGGGTCGCGCTCGCCGGGTCCGACGGGGACACGCTCGACGAGCTGCTGCAGATCGCCGACCACGCCCTCTACGCGGCCAAGCGGGGCGGGCGGAACCAGGTACGGCTGGGCCGCGCGCTCTCCGGCTGA
- a CDS encoding histidine phosphatase family protein, with the protein MQLILVRHALPEQVAHDDGTHADPGLTADGHAQAGRLVPALAGDRVDALYTSTMRRAVQTAAPLAAARGLDAVTRAELREFDAERPEYVPVAELARTDPAAWARMRDGHLPGHVDAAGFAARVHTAVETIVADHPGRTTVVVVAHAGVVNAYLAAVLGLDRGLPFPLDYAGITRVLCARDGLRKVRTVNELAHVADLL; encoded by the coding sequence GTGCAGCTGATCCTCGTCCGGCACGCGCTGCCCGAGCAGGTCGCCCACGACGACGGCACGCACGCCGACCCGGGCCTGACCGCGGACGGCCACGCCCAGGCCGGGCGCCTGGTGCCGGCGCTGGCCGGCGACCGGGTGGACGCCCTGTACACGAGCACGATGCGCCGGGCCGTGCAGACGGCGGCCCCGCTGGCCGCCGCCCGGGGACTCGACGCCGTCACCCGCGCGGAGCTGCGGGAGTTCGACGCCGAGCGCCCGGAGTACGTGCCGGTCGCGGAGCTGGCCCGGACCGATCCGGCCGCCTGGGCCCGGATGCGGGACGGGCACCTGCCCGGCCACGTCGACGCGGCGGGGTTCGCCGCGCGGGTGCACACCGCCGTCGAGACGATCGTCGCGGACCACCCGGGGCGCACCACCGTCGTCGTGGTGGCGCACGCCGGAGTCGTCAACGCGTACCTGGCCGCAGTGCTCGGGCTCGACCGGGGACTGCCGTTCCCGCTCGACTACGCCGGGATCACCCGGGTGCTCTGCGCCCGGGACGGCCTCCGGAAGGTCCGGACGGTGAACGAGCTCGCCCACGTCGCCGACCTGCTGTGA
- a CDS encoding HIT family protein, whose product MSSVFTKIIDGDIPGRFVWADDRCVGFLSINPLGPGHTLVVPRAEIDQWVDADAELTAHLTEVARTVGLAVREIWAPPRVGLLVAGFEVPHLHVHVFPAWDMRAFDFANAAAEIDPAEQDRHADALRDALRAAGHGGRVPADRGSAGPR is encoded by the coding sequence GTGAGCAGTGTCTTCACCAAGATCATCGACGGCGACATCCCCGGCCGCTTCGTCTGGGCCGACGACCGGTGCGTCGGCTTCCTGTCGATCAACCCGCTCGGGCCGGGGCACACGCTCGTCGTGCCGCGGGCCGAGATCGACCAGTGGGTCGACGCCGACGCCGAGCTGACCGCGCACCTCACCGAGGTCGCCAGGACGGTCGGCCTGGCCGTGCGGGAGATCTGGGCGCCGCCCCGGGTCGGCCTGCTCGTCGCCGGGTTCGAGGTGCCGCACCTGCACGTGCACGTGTTCCCGGCCTGGGACATGCGCGCGTTCGACTTCGCCAACGCCGCGGCCGAGATCGATCCCGCCGAGCAGGACCGGCACGCCGACGCCCTGCGCGACGCCCTGCGCGCCGCCGGGCACGGCGGCCGGGTGCCGGCCGATCGCGGTTCCGCCGGCCCCCGCTGA
- a CDS encoding PPOX class F420-dependent oxidoreductase: protein MPRTIATNDRVDRDELIAFVRPRHHMVLMTTRSDGGVQASPVTGGVDTEGRIVISTYPERAKSSNVARHGRASVVVLSDEFDGAWVQVDGDAELITLPDALEPLVDYFRAISGEHPDWDEYRQAMSDQGKALVRITPTRWSPVATGGFPARLADG from the coding sequence ATGCCGCGCACCATCGCCACGAACGACCGGGTCGACCGCGACGAGCTGATCGCGTTCGTCCGCCCGCGCCACCACATGGTGCTCATGACCACCCGCTCCGACGGCGGGGTGCAGGCCTCGCCGGTGACCGGCGGGGTCGACACCGAGGGCCGCATCGTGATCTCCACCTACCCGGAGCGGGCGAAGTCCTCCAACGTGGCCCGGCACGGCCGCGCGTCGGTCGTCGTGCTCTCCGACGAGTTCGACGGCGCGTGGGTCCAGGTGGACGGGGACGCCGAGCTGATCACGCTCCCGGACGCGCTGGAGCCGCTCGTCGACTACTTCCGGGCCATCTCCGGTGAGCACCCGGACTGGGACGAGTACCGGCAGGCGATGTCGGACCAGGGCAAGGCCCTCGTCCGGATCACCCCGACCCGGTGGAGCCCGGTCGCGACCGGCGGGTTCCCCGCCCGGCTCGCCGACGGCTGA
- the glgX gene encoding glycogen debranching protein GlgX: MSTQPWPGHAYPLGASYDGTGTNFALFSEVAESVELCLFDPDESGGGQTETRVRLTEVDGFVWHGYLPGIEPGQRYGYRVHGPYDPAQGLRCNPNKLVIDPYAKALDGPVDWDEAVFGYNFGDPDSRNDTDSAPHVPKSVVVNPFFDWGSDRAPKIPYNETVVYEAHVRGLTTRHPFVEEELQGTYSGVAHPAMIEHYRTLGITAVELMPVHEFVQDHHLTEKGLSNYWGYNTIGFLAPHHAYSSGSVRSGSQVAEFKAMVRDLHAAGIEVILDVVYNHTAEGSDMGPTLSMRGIDNHAYYRLVDDDARYYMDYTGTGNSLNVRNPHTLQLIMDSLRYWVTEMHVDGFRFDLASTLAREFYDVDRLSTFFDLVQQDPVISQVKLIAEPWDVGPGGYQVGNFPPLWTEWNGKYRDTVRDFWRGEAGTLGEFASRITGSSDLYQEDGRRPYASINFVTAHDGFTLADLVSYNEKHNDANGEGGNDGESHNRSWNCGVEGPTDDPAVLDLRARQQRNFLATLLLSQGTPMLLHGDELGRTQGGNNNVYCQDNEISWQDWELSDAGRDLVTFTAGVTALRHAHPVFRRRRFFAGRPIGRRQRDAVSDIGWFTPAGREMTEDDWDNELGRAVVVFLNGEGIADVDQRGQRITDDSFLLCFNSYWEDIDATLPPSEFGAAWEVVVDTQSGEVHPPAPAGQNGTELDPVSAGSVLTLPARSLLVLRSKG; encoded by the coding sequence GTGAGCACTCAGCCCTGGCCCGGGCACGCCTACCCGCTGGGCGCCAGCTACGACGGCACCGGCACCAACTTCGCCCTGTTCTCCGAGGTCGCCGAGTCCGTCGAGCTGTGCCTGTTCGACCCCGACGAGAGCGGCGGCGGCCAGACCGAGACCCGGGTGCGCCTCACCGAGGTCGACGGGTTCGTGTGGCACGGCTACCTGCCCGGCATCGAGCCCGGGCAGCGCTACGGCTACCGGGTGCACGGCCCGTACGACCCGGCACAGGGGCTGCGCTGCAACCCGAACAAGCTGGTGATCGACCCCTACGCCAAGGCCCTCGACGGCCCGGTCGACTGGGACGAGGCCGTCTTCGGCTACAACTTCGGCGATCCGGACTCGCGCAACGACACCGACTCGGCGCCGCACGTGCCCAAGTCGGTCGTGGTCAACCCCTTCTTCGACTGGGGCTCGGACCGCGCGCCGAAGATCCCCTACAACGAGACGGTCGTCTACGAGGCGCACGTCCGCGGGCTCACCACCCGCCACCCCTTCGTCGAGGAGGAGCTGCAGGGCACCTACTCCGGGGTCGCGCACCCGGCGATGATCGAGCACTACCGCACGCTGGGTATCACCGCCGTCGAGCTGATGCCGGTGCACGAGTTCGTGCAGGACCACCACCTCACCGAGAAGGGCCTGTCGAACTACTGGGGCTACAACACCATCGGCTTCCTGGCCCCGCACCACGCCTACTCCTCGGGCTCGGTCCGGTCCGGCTCCCAGGTCGCGGAGTTCAAGGCGATGGTCCGCGACCTGCACGCCGCGGGGATCGAGGTGATCCTCGACGTCGTCTACAACCACACGGCAGAGGGCTCGGACATGGGCCCGACCCTGTCCATGCGCGGCATCGACAACCACGCCTACTACCGGCTGGTCGACGACGACGCCCGCTACTACATGGACTACACCGGTACCGGGAACTCGCTGAACGTCCGGAACCCGCACACCCTGCAGCTGATCATGGACTCGCTGCGGTACTGGGTCACCGAGATGCACGTCGACGGTTTCCGCTTCGACCTCGCCTCCACCCTGGCCCGGGAGTTCTACGACGTCGACCGGCTGTCGACGTTCTTCGACCTCGTCCAGCAGGACCCGGTGATCTCGCAGGTCAAGCTGATCGCGGAGCCGTGGGACGTCGGTCCCGGCGGGTACCAGGTCGGCAACTTCCCGCCGCTGTGGACGGAGTGGAACGGCAAGTACCGCGACACCGTCCGCGACTTCTGGCGCGGCGAGGCCGGCACCCTCGGCGAGTTCGCGTCCCGGATCACCGGCAGCTCGGACCTCTACCAGGAGGACGGCCGCCGCCCGTACGCCTCGATCAACTTCGTCACCGCGCACGACGGCTTCACGCTGGCCGATCTCGTCTCCTACAACGAGAAGCACAACGACGCCAACGGCGAGGGCGGCAACGACGGCGAGAGCCACAACCGCTCCTGGAACTGCGGCGTCGAGGGCCCCACCGACGACCCGGCGGTGCTGGACCTGCGCGCCCGTCAGCAGCGCAACTTCCTGGCCACCCTGCTGCTGTCGCAGGGCACCCCGATGCTGCTGCACGGCGACGAGCTCGGCCGTACCCAGGGCGGCAACAACAACGTGTACTGCCAGGACAACGAGATCTCCTGGCAGGACTGGGAGCTGTCGGACGCGGGCCGGGACCTGGTCACCTTCACCGCGGGCGTCACGGCACTGCGGCACGCGCACCCGGTGTTCCGGCGCCGCCGGTTCTTCGCCGGGCGCCCGATCGGCCGCCGCCAGCGCGACGCGGTGTCCGACATCGGCTGGTTCACCCCGGCCGGGCGGGAGATGACCGAGGACGACTGGGACAACGAGCTCGGGCGCGCCGTCGTCGTCTTCCTCAACGGCGAGGGCATCGCCGACGTGGACCAGCGCGGCCAGCGGATCACCGACGACTCGTTCCTGCTCTGCTTCAACTCCTACTGGGAGGACATCGACGCGACCCTCCCGCCGTCGGAGTTCGGCGCGGCCTGGGAGGTCGTCGTCGACACGCAGTCGGGCGAGGTGCACCCGCCGGCCCCGGCCGGCCAGAACGGCACCGAGCTCGACCCGGTGTCCGCCGGCTCGGTGCTCACCCTGCCTGCACGTTCACTGCTCGTCCTGCGATCGAAGGGCTGA